In one window of Arachis ipaensis cultivar K30076 chromosome B06, Araip1.1, whole genome shotgun sequence DNA:
- the LOC107604747 gene encoding putative disease resistance protein RGA3: MNLLFFLYQSVIAFESLLPSDLHSPLTMAESFIFNVAQSLIGKLTSPAYKAATQLIGVYDDLQDFKHTLSYVKAVLLDAEQKQEQNHALREWLKQIKRVFSDAEIVLDELECEILRKQVVKAYGTTKHKVGRFFSSSNSLVFRYKMSKKLEEIRKRLDLVAADRNKFGLERIDADRRVVHRREMTYSHVVESNAIGRDFDKEKIIKLLLQENPHISVIPIVGIGGMGKTTLAKLVYNDQRITESFPLKMWICVSDDFDFNQLLIKIIMCTSEGDLASSYSPVGQQNVKDLDVQQLQHTLRKKIAGKKFLLILDDVWNDDRVKWLELRDLLEMMGSNKSKILVTTRSPTIASMMGTVSSYNLEGLSLKNSLSLFVRWAFKEGEEKKYPKLMNIAREIVKKCSGVPLAIRTLGSSLFSKHKIDEWEHVRDNEIWKLSQKENDILPVLKLSYDQMPSYLKHCFAMFSLFPKDYVFISATVSSLWGALGLLPSSVENKSLEDIANQYLLELMSKSFLQDFIDFGAGYCFKIHDLMHDLAIYVAKDQCVCVNFNVQNMPENVQHLSFLVKHMPDKSHIPESATLRTILFPVHEIGVDEAFLNTSVLKHKYLYMLDLSNSTYETLPWFIHKLKHLRFLDLQYNRKVKRLPDSICMLQCLQTFLLVGCTELEVLPRGLEKLISLRRLEITTKQISLPEKEIANLKFLQRLHISFSENLESLFLGIKLPTLKTLIVGKCSNLKFLTIDPKHFPQLEYIHINGCDKLEFPEEYDCGTKDSNMRLKCIWLESLPQLVTLPPWVQSSTNTLHTLIIRGCINFEVFPKWLSSLICLNRLRICDCPKLMSLPNDFHCLTALERLVIVNCPKLCRKCVPGVGEYWPRISHIKEVIIDRPEHFRSAVAMAND, translated from the coding sequence ATGAACCTGCTTTTTTTCCTATATCAAAGTGTTATTGCATTTGAATCTCTCCTCCCCTCTGATCTGCATTCCCCATTAACCATGGCTGAATCATTCATATTCAATGTGGCACAATCATTGATAGGAAAGCTGACTTCTCCTGCATACAAAGCGGCTACTCAACTCATTGGTGTGTACGATGACTTGCAAGActtcaaacacactctctcataCGTCAAAGCTGTGCTGTTAGATGCTGAGCAAAAGCAAGAGCAGAACCACGCGCTGCGAGAATGGCTGAAGCAGATCAAGCGCGTTTTCTCCGATGCCGAGATCGTGCTTGACGAACTCGAGTGCGAGATTTTGCGGAAGCAAGTTGTCAAAGCCTATGGTACCACCAAACACAAGGTAGGTCGCTTCTTCTCGAGTTCTAATTCGCTTGTTTTTCGTTATAAGATGAgtaaaaaattagaagaaatcAGGAAAAGATTAGATCTGGTTGCGGCTGATAGGAATAAGTTTGGGCTTGAAAGAATTGATGCTGATAGGCGAGTTGTGCATAGGAGGGAAATGACTTATTCCCATGTTGTTGAGTCAAATGCCATAGGGAGGGACTTTGATAAAGAGAAGATCATAAAGCTTTTGTTGCAGGAAAATCCGCATATCTCAGTTATTCCAATAGTGGGAATTGGAGGTATGGGGAAGACTACCCTTGCTAAATTGGTGTACAATGATCAGAGGATAACAGAGTCTTTTCCATTGAAAATGTGGATCTGTGTTTCTGATGACTTTGACTTCAACCAATTGTTGATCAAAATTATCATGTGTACTAGTGAAGGAGATCTTGCATCTTCTTATTCTCCTGTTGGCCAACAAAATGTGAAAGATTTGGATGTGCAGCAACTGCAACATACTCTAAGAAAAAAAATTGCTGGGAAGAAATTCCTACTCATCTTGGACGATGTATGGAATGATGATCGTGTTAAATGGCTTGAATTAAGAGATTTGCTAGAAATGATGGGTTCTAACAAAAGTAAGATCTTGGTGACTACTCGTAGTCCCACTATTGCTTCCATGATGGGTACCGTTAGCTCTTACAATTTAGAAGGCCTTTCTTTAAAGAATTCATTGTCTTTATTTGTTAGATGGGCTTTTAAAGAAGGTGAAGAGAAGAAGTATCCGAAATTGATGAATATTGCGAGAGAAATTGTGAAAAAATGTAGTGGCGTTCCTTTGGCAATAAGAACACTGGGGAGTTCATTATTTTCAAAACATAAGATAGATGAGTGGGAACATGTGCGAGATAATGAGATATGGAAATTGTCACAAAAGGAAAATGACATTTTACCTGTTTTAAAATTAAGCTATGATCAAATGCCATCATATTTAAAGCATTGCTTTGCTATGTTCTCTCTTTTCCCAAAGGATTACGTATTCATCAGCGCAACTGTTTCTTCTCTTTGGGGAGCACTTGGTCTCCTTCCATCATCAGTAGAAAACAAGTCTTTGGAAGATATTGCCAATCAATATTTACTTGAATTAATGTCAAAATCTTTTCTTCAGGATTTTATTGACTTTGGGGCTGGCTATTGTTTTAAAATACATGATTTAATGCACGATCTTGCGATCTATGTTGCAAAAGATCAGTGCGTGTGTGTCAACTTCAACGTCCAAAATATGCCTGAGAATGTTCAGCATCTGTCTTTTTTGGTAAAGCATATGCCTGACAAATCTCATATTCCAGAATCAGCAACTCTGAGAACTATATTGTTTCCTGTACATGAAATTGGAGTTGACGAAGCTTTTCTCAATACATCGGTGTTGAAGCATAAATATCTATATATGTTGGACTTAAGTAATTCAACTTATGAAACATTACCTTGGTTCATTCATAAGTTGAAGCACTTAAGATTTCTTGATCTGCAATATAATCGTAAAGTGAAGAGATTGCCTGATTCTATATGCATGCTCCAATGTTTGCAAACTTTCTTGCTTGTTGGGTGTACCGAGCTTGAAGTATTACCCAGAGGTTTAGAAAAGTTAATTAGCCTTCGACGTTTGGAGATAACCACAAAGCAGATTTCTTTGCCTGAGAAGGAGATTGCAAACTTGAAGTTTCTTCAAAGATTGCATATCTCGTTTAGCGAGAATTTAGAGTCTTTATTTCTTGGGATAAAATTACCTACTCTTAAGACATTGATTGTTGGAAAATGTAGCAATTTGAAGTTTCTGACAATTGATCCCAAGCATTTTCCTCAATTAGAGTATATCCATATTAATGGGTGTGACAAGTTGGAATTTCCAGAGGAATATGACTGTGGAACCAAAGACTCCAACATGAGATTGAAATGTATATGGCTTGAATCTTTACCACAGTTGGTGACCCTGCCTCCTTGGGTTCAATCATCTACAAATACATTACACACCTTGATAATTAGAGGTTGCATCAACTTTGAGGTGTTTCCTAAATGGCTAtcatctttgatttgtttgaataGACTTAGAATTTGTGATTGTCCAAAGTTGATGTCACTCCCGAATGATTTTCATTGCCTCACAGCCCTTGAACGTTTGGTAATTGTCAATTGTCCAAAGTTGTGTAGAAAATGTGTGCCAGGAGTAGGAGAGTATTGGCCCAGGATATCTCACATCAAGGAAGTAATCATTGATCGACCAGAACATTTTAGATCGGCGGTTGCGATGGCAAACGACTAG